One segment of Podospora pseudopauciseta strain CBS 411.78 chromosome 5 map unlocalized CBS411.78m_5.2, whole genome shotgun sequence DNA contains the following:
- the wsc1 gene encoding Protein SLG1 (COG:G; COG:O; EggNog:ENOG503P3P2), whose amino-acid sequence MKSIAIFAAALLAVAEAFPEKQMAARQTTPKIPVAVQKPIEDARLNAQTNQGCFKSAGNNMTFVTVIQYNSIGECALKTCVPKGFTAAATTGGNQCWCGYKYPPEDDLVDNKKCDVGCTGFGEEACGGKNYFSVYNTGLTLDVDFAEDSGPTGEKHKTSTTSTTAAPTQVVTLPPSVVTQTQAPVEEEEKKGGKNVAGIVAGVVVGVIAAVGLATGAYLYLRRKRNKEIEEEHRRNAAVSAFIGQPPGSSRGSGISGADSRMDPVMAQRRMSDGSIADNEDYSRKILRVTNA is encoded by the exons ATGAAGTCGATAGCCATCTTCGCCGCGGCGCTGCTCGCTGTCGCCGAGGCCTTTCCAGAAAAGCAGATGGCGGCCCGCCAGACCACCCCCAAAATTCCTGTTGCAGTACAAAAGCCGATCGAAGACGCCAGACTGAACGCGCAGACAAACCAAGGATGCTTCAAATCAGCTGGCAATAACATGACGTTTGTTACAGTCATTCAGTACAACTCAATCGGAGAGTGTGCTTTGAAAACTTGCGTTCCAAAAGGATTCACGGCCGCTGCCACCACGGGCGGCAACCAGTGCTGGTGTGGTTACAAGTACCCGCCCGAGGATGATTTGGTTGACAACAAGAAATGCGACGTTGGCTGCACTGGCTTTGGCGAAGAGGCCT GCGGCGGAAAGAATTATTTCTCGGTGTACAACACAGGACTGACATTAGATGTGGATTTTGCCGAAGATAGCGGACCGACGGGAGAGAAACATAAGACAAGCACAACTTCGACAACAGCCGCGCCAACCCAGGTGGTCACGCTGCCTCCAAGCGTCGTCACGCAAACACAAGCACCAgtcgaagaggaggagaagaagggcggcaAGAACGTGGCCGGCATCGTTGccggtgtggtggttggtgtgaTCGCCGCCGTGGGTCTTGCCACGGGCGCGTACCTCTACCTCCGCCGCAAGAGGAACAAGGAGATTGAAGAGGAGCATCGTCGCAACGCTGCCGTGAGCGCCTTTATTGGCCAACCCCCCGGAAGCAGCCGCGGCAGTGGCATTTCCGGCGCCGACTCCCGCATGGACCCAGTCATGGCccagaggaggatgagtGACGGCAGTATCGCCGACAACGAAGATTACTCCAGGAAGATCCTTCGC GTCACCAATGCATGA
- a CDS encoding uncharacterized protein (COG:I; EggNog:ENOG503NWFN), with translation MAPGLTPLRLLPRLAQRAFYSTEAPGPLLRITDIPAPSTGHIRILELNRPSARNAISRALLDSLRSEIEDVHEQYDPATGEELPTPQWKKRFGGVAGEDEKGPTRALVIASAVDASFCAGADLKERRGFTQEETAAFLLNLRSTLTSLSNLPIPTISAISSLALGGGLELALSTHFRVMTSNAVVGLPETRLGIIPGAGGTYRLPALIGINRARDLILTGRRVSAPEAYFLGLADRLVEVQPEKEWEGLQEKERDGKVLDLARRTALSEAVRLATEISEGGPIAIRAGLKAVGEPMEAVENDMYLRVVNTEDKYEALRAFGEKRKPVFKGR, from the exons atgGCCCCCGGtctcacccccctccgcctcctcccccggctgGCCCAAAGAGCCTTCTACTCCACAGAAGCGCCCGGCCCCCTCCTCAGAATAACCGACATCCCGGCCCCCTCGACCGGCCACATCCGCATCCTCGAGCTCAACCGCCCCTCCGCCCGCAACGCCATCTCCCGCGCCCTGCTCGACTCCCTCCGCTCCGAGATCGAGGACGTCCACGAGCAATATGACCCCGCGACCGGCGAGGaactcccaacccctcaatGGAAAAAGAGATTCGGGGGCGtggcgggggaggacgaGAAAGGTCCCACGCGGGCGTTGGTGATTGCCAGTGCGGTTGATGCTAGTTTTTGCGCGGGGGCGGATCtaaaggagaggagggggtttaCGCAGGAGGA GACTGCCGCTTTTTTGTTGAATCTCAGGAGTACCCTGACTTCGCTGTCGAATCTGCCTATTCCTACTATTTCGGCCATCTCGTCGCTGGCGcttgggggagggttggagTTGGCTTTGTCGACGCACTTCAGGGTCATGACGTCGAATGCTGTGGTTGGGTTGCCTGAGACGAGGTTGGGGATTATTCCTGGTGCTGGAGGGACTTACCGTCTTCCTGCTCTGATCGGTATCAACAGGGCGAGGGATTTAATCCTtactgggaggagggtttcCGCTCCGGAGGCGTATTTCCTTGGGCTGGCGGATAGGTTGGTCGAGGTGCAGCCCGaaaaggagtgggagggtttgcaggagaaggagagggatgggaaggtgCTGGacttggcgaggaggactGCGTTGAGTGAGGCGGTGAGGTTGGCGACGGAGATTAGCGAGGGAGGGCCGATTGCGATCAGGGCGGGGTTGAAGGCGGTTGGGGAGCCgatggaggcggtggagaatGATATGTatttgagggtggtgaataCTGAGGATAAGTATGAGGCGTTGAGGGCGtttggggagaagaggaagcctGTGTTTAAGGGGAGGTAA
- a CDS encoding uncharacterized protein (COG:S; EggNog:ENOG503P6N0), whose protein sequence is MSFLTEATTRRLATLSTQAIRSTTVTTTAPRAAFSSSVTLQKTVADTTKDTLKTVDRTVSDKLVDAIDIGSTVASKVKEVAEDVTGQKNTGAAADLKGQAAGMAKNVSGQAQGKANELAGKAQKMGGQAQGKAQELGGQAQGKASEVAGKAKGAAYEAEGKARGAAGEL, encoded by the exons ATGTCTTTCCTCACCGAAGCCACAACCCGTCGCCTggccaccctctccacccagGCCATCCGCTCCACAACTGTCACCACTACCGCGCCCAGAGCCGCTTTTTCGAGCAGCGTTACGCTGCAAAAGACGGTTGCTGATACGACGAAGGATACGCTCAAGACGGTGGACAGGACCGTGAGCGATAAGTTGGTTGATGCCATTGATATTGGGT CAACCGTCGCCTCCAAAGTAAAGGAAGTAGCCGAAGACGTCACCGGCCAAAAGAACACCGGCGCTGCTGCCGATCTCAAGGGGCAAGCCGCCGGTATGGCCAAGAATGTGAGCGGTCAAGCCCAGGGCAAGGCTAATGAGCTGGCGGGCAAGGCTCAGAAGATGGGGGGTCAGGCGCAGGGAAAGGCGCAGGAGTTGGGCGGACAGGCGCAGGGCAAGGCGAGCGAGGTTGCGGGCAAGGCCAAGGGGGCGGCTTATGAGGCTGAGGGGAAGGCTAGGGGGGCTGCGGGTGAGTTGTAA
- the NUP37 gene encoding Nucleoporin Nup37 (EggNog:ENOG503NVHH) produces the protein MQSTPRTRRTPQNTQYTYTLGRRIHHVKTYPVQSPQGATILLYGHENGVTVVWRGGRRLKPQTENKSKEKSNGSTSNAIMITDSDEEDVPPPFVDKPEFEDSPTSTATPPLAEIIQTLDLAFGTAVLKIAVLPMPNTTSAEAAWNGADILKQKIIFAVTCATSEVYLITLPLTPPSNESKARPELRESLLAANAGKGVWGETLTLLGGQSRPCEGVAMTLAKSTAASRSRSVEPTTTQSQTRQSSRVIVAAHSREASGTLRFWNVPLDAKPGVISRLEPFQTEYLPSPLSSISFNPTQLTQLLTVSSTHAVRLYDYSTPALPLEDASEGPFPIQGSWLLSLYPPFTRSATMSTSRKPIVAAEWIAHGRAVLTLLADGQWGIWDIEDASPTATSAGSGGLFSKASAGLRGSAITNFSVTGHLEGTSPLKNPATQKSPAATGSSREFVPMTPHTRREALASANGGPEKLVCVRGGITVTHLSPAKGTATGDETALLWLGGSDPLVSVVPNVAKFWDSQLRKAAGGGNLWSGTQLTRMARLTDLGAGLLGERCTGAAAIPKPVTANNSSASENGTPPVEASLPVEVLIQGESRVVFVHESEDAPSFTSRLLGARKKVGGRTDLEPAKAILAYPRPEKPNSVAFNLSIAHRPASENAALLRSVRRPAAAGGLFSQDQPRGGDSLFPSVEAPAVPSQGASQTIGLRFINDLNFAADQPDDEQEAINRNIEEEMMDIMEIDRELEQMEDERERSTKRVFFEEG, from the exons ATGCAATCAACTCCCAGAACTCGGCGCACGCCGCAGAACACCCAATACAC ATATACACTAGGTCGCAGAATACACCATGTCAAGACATACCCAGTCCAGTCACCTCAGGGAGCCACAATCCTGCTCTACGGCCACGAGAATGGCGTCACCGTCGTTTGGCGCGGCGGTCGAAGGCTCAAACCCCAGACCGAGAACAAATCAAAAGAGAAGAGTAACGGTTCTACCTCCAATGCCATCATGATTACCGATTCCGACGAAGAAGATGTTCCCCCTCCTTTTGTCGACAAGCCCGAGTTCGAAGACAGCCCGACCTCGACGGCGACCCCCCCCCTCGCCGAAATCATACAGACATTGGATCTCGCCTTTGGCACCGCAGTCCTCAAAATTGCTGTTCTGCCAATGCCAAACACCACGTCCGCCGAGGCAGCCTGGAATGGTGCCGACATTCTCAAACAAAAGATCATCTTCGCTGTGACTTGCGCCACGAGCGAGGTCTACCTGATTACTTTGCCTCTGACGCCACCATCCAACGAGAGCAAGGCGCGACCTGAGCTACGGGAAAGCCTGCTGGCAGCGAATGCAGGAAAGGGCGTGTGGGGAGAGACATTGACGCTGTTGGGGGGCCAGAGCCGGCCATGTGAAGGAGTCGCCATGACATTGGCCAAGTCCACGGCTGCATCGAGAAGCAGATCGGTAGAGCCCACGACAACACAGTCACAGACAAGACAATCTTCTCGCGTTATCGTCGCAGCCCACTCCCGAGAAGCAAGTGGCACTCTTCGCTTCTGGAACGTGCCCCTGGATGCCAAGCCTGGTGTCATCAGTCGGCTGGAGCCGTTCCAAACAGAATacctcccatcaccactttCCAGCATCTCTTTTAATCCTACCCAGCTTACCCAGCTGTTGACCGTCTCCTCGACACATGCCGTGCGTCTCTACGACTATTCGACACCGGCGCTTCCACTCGAGGATGCCTCTGAAGGTCCCTTCCCGATCCAGGGCTCGTGGCTGCTCTCGCTCTATCCCCCCTTCACCCGCAGCGCAACCATGTCGACTTCCCGGAAACCAATCGTAGCTGCCGAGTGGATCGCTCACGGACGCGCTGTTTTGACCTTGCTTGCAGATGGGCAATGGGGCATCTGGGATATTGAGGACGCGAGCCCAACGGCCACCAGTGCTGGTTCGGGTGGTCTGTTCAGCAAAGCCAGCGCCGGCCTTCGCGGTTctgccatcaccaactttAGCGTGACAGGCCACCTGGAGGGCACCAGCCCCTTGAAAAACCCCGCCACCCAAAAGTCACCAGCCGCTACTGGGTCATCTCGCGAGTTTGTTCCCATGACGCCTCACACACGACGTGAAGCTCTTGCGTCCGCCAATGGAGGCCCCGAGAAGCTCGTTTGTGTACGGGGAGGCATCACCGTCACTCACTTGTCACCCGCCAAGGGAACAGCAACAGGCGATGAAACGGCGCTTCTCTGGCTTGGAGGCTCTGACCCACTTGTCTCGGTTGTTCCAAACGTTGCCAAATTCTGGGACTCGCAGCTGCGAAAAGCTGCTGGTGGCGGCAACCTCTGGAGTGGCACCCAGCTCACACGCATGGCCCGTCTGACGGATCTTGGTGCTGGTCTCCTCGGAGAGCGCTGCACAGGAGCCGCTGCCATCCCCAAGCCTGTCACTGCCAACAACTCTTCCGCGTCCGAAAACGGCACCCCCCCGGTCGAGGCTAGTCTCCCGGTTGAGGTGCTCATTCAAGGCGAGAGCCGCGTAGTGTTTGTTCACGAAAGCGAGGATGCTCCCTCTTTCACCAGCCGTCTTCTAGGAGCTCGTAAGAAGGTTGGCGGCCGCACAGATCTCGAGCCAGCCAAGGCCATTCTCGCCTATCCCAGGCCTGAGAAACCCAACAGCGTCGCTTTCAACCTCAGCATAGCCCACCGACCAGCATCTGAAAATGCGGCCTTGCTCCGGTCTGTCCGTCGACCCGCAGCAGCCGGTGGGCTATTTTCCCAGGATCAACCAAGAGGGGGCGATAGCTTGTTCCCGTCGGTTGAAGCCCCGGCTGTTCCTTCTCAGGGTGCGAGCCAGACGATTGGGCTCCGGTTTATTAACGATCTGAACTTTGCAGCTGATCAGCCTGATGACGAGCAAGAGGCGATCAACAGGAAcattgaggaggagatgatggacaTTATGGAGATTGACAGGGAGCTGGAGCagatggaggatgagagggagCGGTCGACGAAGAGGGTCTTTTTCGAGGAGGGTTAG
- a CDS encoding uncharacterized protein (EggNog:ENOG502HHME; COG:Q) — translation MFTVTTTHVQHLDLSSRISTSSLIRSPRPLTQKRESAVKQFPPQHFSITTLNIIATITTTKMTITTTTIPTLTAHTHAKSQYTTTSSRLAARLSIHNYNTHPQSWFQFAQTFIPKSGSILEVGAGTGALWSPPAIPSPSQLPSVTSLTLTDFSPAMVATLNSNPDIAALKSILPNIKIQQCDATSLPFPDSEFDTVVANHMLYHVDNPIAALQEFKRVLKNGGRLVVALNGLDHLKELFEIGGMVERGSTIAGLAKITAENALEQIEGAGFEGVERERFPGEFRLPGVEPVLEYLNSVGETDMEEGKRETVKRVVGERLDEGGGFRVEKNMVVFVGRKP, via the coding sequence ATGTTCACTGTGACGACAACACACGTGCAACACCTTGACTTGTCCAGCAGaatctcaacctcatcacTGATCCGATCACCTCGGCCCTTGACTCAGAAACGAGAATCAGCTGTGAAGCAgtttcccccccaacacttctccatcaccactctCAATATcatcgccaccatcaccaccaccaaaatgaccatcacaaccaccaccatcccaaccctCACAGCCCACACCCACGCCAAATCCCaatacaccaccacctcctcccgcctCGCCGCCCGCCTCTCAATCCACAACTACAACACGCACCCCCAATCCTGGTTCCAATTCGCCCAAACCTTCATCCCCAAAAGCGGCTCCATCCTCGAAGTCGGCGCCGGCACAGGCGCCCTCTGGTCCccccccgccatcccctccccctcccaactcccctcagtcacctccctcacactAACCGACTTCTCCCCCGCCATGGTAGCAAccctcaactccaacccTGACATCGCCGCCCTTAAATCCATCCTTCCCAACATCAAAATCCAGCAATGCGACGCCActtccctcccctttcccgaCTCTGAATTCGACACCGTCGTAGCAAACCACATGCTCTATCACGTTGACAACCCGATCGCTGCTCTCCAAGAATTCAAACGTGTCCTCAAAAATGGGGGACGGCTAGTCGTGGCGTTGAACGGACTTGATCATCTCAAGGAACTCTTTGAGATTGGGGGGATGGTAGAGAGGGGGAGTACCATTGCTGGGTTGGCGAAGATAACTGCTGAGAATGCACTCGAGCAGATCGAGGGGGCagggtttgagggggtggagagggagaggtttcCTGGGGAGTTTAGACTGCCGGGGGTGGAGCCCGTGTTGGAGTATTTGAATAGTGTTGGGGAGACggacatggaggaggggaagagggaaacAGTGAAAagggttgttggggagaggttggatgagggtggggggttcAGGGTGGAGAAGAATatggttgtttttgttgggAGGAAGCCGTAG
- the PTR2_4 gene encoding peptide transporter ptr2 (EggNog:ENOG503NVVT; COG:E): MDSEKQPPIAVQETEKPVFQANDLEKQPPTEDPIETSKSDTTQDDSIFPRDATEDEIATLPKITDKIPFAAWAVIVAGAGERFTYFGLIAPWQNYMQYPQGKEPVPGALGLGQATAVNISNAFFLFSFLTPMLFALISDIWLGRYKTLLLGLVCYLAGCVVLIGTSIPSALEQGAGVGGLAAALILTGLGAGSVKATYVPFLGDQYMQAKPQVIRQKNANLVVVDGPRTLQFIYNAYYWFTNIASLSSIPVTFIEWHHEFWSAYLLATVTLCISIALFLLWSKKLVKVKPQGNVLPKAVRVLVCASKNGFELEHTKPSYQKTHHGKEVPWTDSFVEEMRRGMIACRVIFFLVIFYLCIAQMYNNLVSQAGQMLLSGVPNDMIQAFSGVACIIFGPVMQGLYEFLARRKIPFGPIARITTSFIFCGASMAYAAGVQKLIYSTGPCYDHPYNCPESEGGRQPNNVSVWVQLPVYILLAIAEILGFVTAFEYAYSKAPREMKTVVQALTQLTAGVASLVGMAISPASKDPNMVIVYSCLAGAMGVSAVAFLWRFRRYDKIDASLNQF, encoded by the exons ATGGATTCGGA AAAACAACCTCCAATTGCTGTTCAGGAGACTGAAAAGCCAGTATTCCAGGCCAATGACTTGGAGAAACAGCCACCAACAGAAGATCCCATTGAGACATCAAAGTCGGACACAACGCAGGATGACAGCATTTTCCCTCGAGATGCCACCGAAGACGAGATAGCAACACTGCCCAAAATCACCGACAAGATCCCCTTTGCCGCCTGGGCTGTCATTGTTGCTGGAGCCGGTGAACGTTTTACATACTTTGGTCTCATTGCACCATGGC AAAACTACATGCAATACCCTCAAGGCAAAGAACCGGTCCCGGGAGCTCTTGGACTGGGTCAAGCAACAGCCGTCAACATCTCCAATGCTTTTTTTCTGTTCTCATTCCTGACACCAATGCTCTTTGCGTTGATATCCGACATATGGCTAGGTAGATACAAAACTCTACTTTTGGGTCTAGT ATGCTATCTTGCAGGCTGTGTAGTCCTCATTGGCACTTCGATTCCTTCGGCTCTGGAACAAGGagcaggtgttggagggttgGCTGCAGCACTGATCTTGACTGGGCTGGGAGCTGGCTCAGTCAAAGCAACCTATGTCCCCTTCCTGGGTGATCAGTACATGCAGGCCAAGCCTCAGGTGATCCGTCAGAAGAACGCCAACTTGGTGGTCGTGGATGGGCCGCGGACTCTGCAATTCATCTACAACGCTTATTATTG GTTCACCAACATTGCCTCCTTGAGTTCCATACCAGTCACCTTTATCGAGTGGCACCATGAGTTTTGGTCAGCGTACCTTCTGGCTACTGTTACACTTTGCATATCGATAgctttgtttcttttgtggtCCAAGAAGCTCG TCAAGGTCAAACCACAAGGCAATGTCTTGCCCAAGGCTGTAAGAGTCCTTGTTTGTGCTTCAAAGAACGGATTCGAGCTAGAGCACACAAAACCATCCTATCAAAAGACCCACCACGGCAAAGAGGTTCCATGGACAGATAGCTTTGTGGAAGAAATGCGCCGCGGCATGATTGCCTGCAGGGTGAT cttcttcctcgttATCTTCTACCTCTGCATCGCCCAAATGTACAATAACCTCGTCTCCCAAGCCGGCCAGATGCTTCTCTCCGGTGTCCCCAACGACATGATCCAAGCCTTCTCTGGCGTGGCTTGCATCATCTTTGGGCCAGTCATGCAAGGCCTCTACGAGTTTCTCGCTCGCCGCAAGATTCCATTCGGCCCCATTGCTCGCATCACGACGTCGTTCATCTTCTGCGGAGCTTCCATGGCTTACGCTGCTGGAGTTCAGAAGTTGATCTATTCTACCGGGCCCTGCTATGACCATCCCTACAACTGCCCCGAGTCCGAAGGAGGTCGGCAGCCCAACAATGTCAGTGTGTGGGTGCAGCTGCCGGTCTACATCCTGCTTGCCATTGCGGAGATCTTAGGCTTTGTCACTGCATTCGAGTACGCGTACAGCAAGGCCCCAAGAGAGATGAAGACTGTTGTCCAAGCCTTGACGCAGCTCACTGCTGGAGTGGCCAGTCTTGTGGGGATGGCTATCAGCCCGGCGTCTAAGGATCCGAACATGGTGATTGTGTATTCGTGTCTGGCGGGAGCTATGGGGGTGTCTGCGGTGGCGTTCCTGTGGCGGTTCCGCCGCTATGACAAGATTGATGCGTCGTTGAATCAGTTCTAG